A genomic window from Micromonospora violae includes:
- a CDS encoding cobyrinate a,c-diamide synthase, with amino-acid sequence MTVVPRLVLSAPSSGHGKNALAIGLLAALAERGVDVAGFKLGPDHVDAAYLGLASGRPGRVIDPRLVGVDRLAPLVAHGAAGAGLALVQGSMGLYDSVGARPEQESTAAAAAALRSPVVLVVDVAAMGQSVAALVHGFRSYDEQLWLGGVILNRVASSRHEAMLREALDDVGVPVYGALRRQDLPAVLPSRRHGVAPVVDGSADAVRAVRRLGEAVAATVDLERLLGLARSAPPLPAPAWSPEEALGAFTRPANPPLVAVAGGPGGSFSHPETTELLRAAGAEVVVVDPLRDEALPVGTRALVVGGALPEAYAEQLSANRRLCIAVAELARTGRPVIAEGAGLLWLARELDGLPMCGVLDAVGVSRDGVVAGYREATAQTDSVVAATGTVLVGHKAHRAVLTPRAGQRPAWSWDGGAPEGFVWRNVHASQLTLHWASHPTTAARLVAAAAADPTSEVVPAQPGEVSV; translated from the coding sequence ATGACCGTCGTGCCGCGCCTGGTGCTCAGCGCGCCGTCCTCCGGGCACGGGAAGAACGCGCTGGCGATCGGGCTGCTCGCCGCCCTGGCCGAACGCGGGGTCGATGTCGCCGGGTTCAAGCTCGGGCCGGACCACGTCGACGCCGCCTACCTCGGCCTCGCCTCCGGTCGGCCGGGTCGGGTGATCGACCCCCGGCTGGTCGGCGTCGACCGGCTCGCCCCGCTGGTGGCGCACGGGGCCGCCGGTGCCGGGCTCGCCCTGGTGCAGGGCAGCATGGGCCTGTACGACTCGGTCGGCGCCCGTCCCGAGCAGGAGTCCACGGCCGCCGCGGCCGCCGCGCTGCGCAGCCCGGTGGTGCTCGTCGTCGACGTGGCCGCGATGGGTCAGTCGGTGGCGGCCCTGGTGCACGGTTTCCGCTCGTACGACGAGCAGTTGTGGCTCGGCGGGGTGATCCTCAACCGGGTGGCGTCGTCGCGGCACGAGGCGATGCTGCGCGAGGCGTTGGACGACGTGGGTGTGCCGGTCTACGGCGCGCTGCGTCGCCAGGACCTGCCGGCGGTGCTGCCGTCGCGGCGGCACGGTGTGGCACCGGTGGTCGACGGCTCGGCCGACGCCGTCCGCGCGGTGCGCCGGCTCGGCGAAGCTGTCGCCGCCACGGTCGACCTGGAACGACTGCTCGGCCTGGCCCGCTCCGCCCCGCCGCTGCCGGCACCGGCGTGGTCTCCCGAGGAGGCCCTCGGCGCGTTCACCCGCCCGGCGAACCCCCCGTTGGTGGCGGTGGCCGGTGGGCCGGGTGGCAGCTTCAGCCACCCGGAGACCACCGAACTGCTCCGGGCCGCCGGCGCCGAGGTCGTCGTCGTCGACCCACTGCGCGACGAGGCGCTGCCGGTCGGCACCCGCGCGCTGGTCGTCGGCGGCGCGCTGCCCGAGGCGTACGCCGAGCAGTTGTCGGCCAACCGGCGACTCTGCATCGCGGTGGCCGAGTTGGCGCGGACCGGGCGTCCGGTGATCGCCGAGGGTGCTGGGCTGCTCTGGTTGGCCCGGGAGTTGGACGGGCTGCCGATGTGCGGGGTCCTGGACGCGGTCGGCGTCAGCCGGGACGGGGTGGTGGCCGGCTACCGGGAGGCGACCGCCCAGACCGACAGCGTGGTCGCCGCCACCGGCACGGTGCTCGTCGGGCACAAGGCGCACCGTGCGGTGCTCACCCCCCGCGCTGGTCAGCGCCCGGCCTGGAGTTGGGACGGCGGCGCGCCGGAGGGCTTCGTCTGGCGCAACGTGCACGCCTCGCAGCTCACCCTGCACTGGGCCAGCCACCCGACGACGGCCGCCCGGTTGGTCGCTGCGGCGGCGGCCGACCCGACGAGCGAGGTGGTGCCCGCCCAGCCCGGCGAGGTGTCGGTGTGA
- a CDS encoding SURF1 family protein: MYRFLLSPRWLGALALTLVAAAVMVFLGNWQLDRYRGRTEVNERIDAGQRMTPAPLADALRAPTGGAGTTGPAPAEDKVWTRVTVTGRYDPTNTVLVRGRTVDSRVGFEVLTPLVLTDGTALLVDRGWIPPAPGGATAQPSVPAVPTGDVTVIGRVHETESGAGAATRRDGVLEIRRIGVSRLAAELPYPVYGAYLLLDEQTPAADPLFKAVPVGHTNNWQNFGYVVQWWLFAVMALFGYGWVARREARRAAGIGTTEAPLDRAAEPTPTASA, encoded by the coding sequence GTGTACCGGTTCCTGCTGAGCCCACGCTGGCTGGGCGCTCTCGCGCTGACCCTGGTCGCGGCCGCCGTCATGGTGTTCCTCGGCAACTGGCAGCTGGACCGTTACCGGGGGCGCACCGAGGTCAACGAGCGGATCGACGCGGGCCAGCGGATGACCCCCGCACCGCTCGCCGACGCGCTGCGCGCTCCCACCGGCGGGGCGGGGACGACCGGTCCGGCCCCCGCCGAGGACAAGGTCTGGACCCGGGTCACCGTCACCGGCCGGTACGACCCCACGAACACCGTGCTGGTCCGTGGCCGGACGGTGGACAGCCGGGTCGGCTTCGAGGTGCTCACCCCGCTGGTGCTGACCGACGGCACGGCGCTGCTGGTGGACCGGGGCTGGATTCCGCCGGCACCCGGTGGGGCGACCGCCCAGCCGTCGGTGCCCGCCGTACCGACCGGCGACGTGACAGTGATCGGTCGGGTGCACGAGACCGAGAGCGGCGCGGGTGCGGCAACCCGACGTGACGGGGTGCTGGAGATCCGGCGGATCGGGGTGTCGCGGCTGGCCGCCGAGCTGCCCTACCCGGTCTACGGCGCGTACCTGCTGCTCGACGAGCAGACCCCGGCGGCCGATCCGCTGTTCAAGGCGGTGCCGGTGGGGCACACCAACAACTGGCAGAACTTCGGCTACGTCGTGCAGTGGTGGCTCTTCGCGGTGATGGCGCTGTTCGGTTACGGCTGGGTGGCACGCCGGGAGGCGCGCCGGGCCGCCGGCATCGGCACCACCGAGGCTCCCCTGGACCGGGCCGCCGAGCCGACGCCGACCGCGTCCGCCTGA
- a CDS encoding transglycosylase domain-containing protein — protein MSNRPLTAVGRLVPLLRAGLIAGIVIAAAAYPLVALTGLGAKATAHAVDQKTRVLRTALPAETSYLYAPDGKTVLTMFYEEYRQYTKLSDMSPNIQQAIVAAEDSRFYQHHGVDPKGVARAFVSNARSSGVSQGASTLTMQYVRMALRDSATTPKEVQEATQQTSLRKVKEMRMALDLEKELSKEEIMERYLNSAYFGHRAYGIYAASEIFFSKTPKDLTPVEAATLAGLVKSPSEYDPADSDQKEATGRRNYVLDRMSQLGYLSPDSAAAAKSEPIRLKLTTPPHDCAAVTEKYNSWGFACDYLKNWWSAQPAFGANRLERMDKLRRGGYRIVLSLDPKIQAAAEKSVGAKDATGSPFANGIVVSEPGTGRVKAMAVNRTYSLDLDENPPSSNPEAGPKVKANYPNTVAPLLGGGDLAGYQAGSTFKMFPMLAALDSGMTLSTSFNAPYRYKSSVYDGWAPSNASGAMTGQQTMWSGFGKSVNTYFVWLEEQVGADRAVRLAEQLGLRWRTDVDREQASPAKAKKWGAFTLGVSDATPLEMANAYAAIAADGRYCEAIPVQAIMNRDGTPATYATPGGLHREVAKPRCRQVVSADAARAATDAARCPTGDTPARGSCGGWSTADSVRGTVGRPVAGKTGTTDSTRSAWFVGYTPELAAASFISDPDNPFNAVGDGQSQIPIAAVSETLRDGLKGTPTRQFTPPSDAIVG, from the coding sequence GTGAGCAACCGACCCCTTACTGCCGTTGGTCGACTCGTCCCTCTCCTCCGCGCCGGGCTGATCGCCGGAATCGTGATCGCCGCCGCCGCGTACCCACTGGTCGCCCTCACCGGGCTCGGCGCGAAGGCCACCGCGCACGCCGTCGACCAGAAGACCAGGGTGTTGAGAACCGCCCTGCCCGCCGAGACGTCGTACCTCTACGCCCCCGACGGCAAGACCGTGCTGACCATGTTCTACGAGGAGTACCGGCAGTACACGAAGCTGTCGGACATGTCGCCGAACATCCAGCAGGCGATCGTGGCCGCCGAGGACTCCCGCTTCTACCAGCACCACGGCGTCGACCCGAAGGGCGTCGCCCGCGCCTTCGTCTCCAACGCCCGCTCCAGCGGAGTCTCCCAGGGCGCATCGACGCTGACCATGCAGTACGTCCGGATGGCCCTGCGGGACAGCGCGACCACGCCCAAGGAGGTCCAGGAAGCCACCCAGCAGACCAGCCTGCGCAAGGTCAAGGAGATGCGGATGGCGCTGGACCTGGAGAAGGAGCTGAGCAAGGAAGAGATCATGGAGCGTTACCTGAACTCGGCGTACTTCGGGCACCGGGCGTACGGCATCTACGCGGCCAGCGAGATCTTCTTCTCCAAGACCCCGAAGGACCTCACCCCGGTCGAGGCCGCCACCCTCGCCGGCCTGGTCAAGTCCCCGTCCGAGTACGACCCGGCCGACTCCGACCAGAAGGAGGCCACCGGGCGGCGCAACTACGTGCTGGACCGGATGAGCCAACTCGGCTACCTCTCCCCCGACTCGGCCGCCGCCGCCAAGTCCGAGCCGATCCGACTCAAGCTGACCACCCCGCCGCACGACTGCGCCGCGGTGACGGAGAAGTACAACAGTTGGGGCTTCGCCTGCGACTACCTGAAGAACTGGTGGAGCGCGCAGCCCGCGTTCGGGGCGAACCGGCTGGAGCGGATGGACAAGTTGCGCCGTGGCGGCTACCGGATCGTGCTCAGCCTCGACCCGAAGATCCAGGCGGCGGCGGAGAAGAGCGTCGGCGCCAAGGACGCCACCGGCAGCCCGTTCGCCAACGGCATCGTGGTCTCCGAACCGGGCACCGGGCGGGTGAAGGCGATGGCGGTGAACCGGACGTACTCGCTGGACCTGGACGAGAACCCGCCCAGCTCCAACCCCGAGGCCGGCCCGAAGGTGAAGGCGAACTACCCGAACACCGTGGCACCGCTGCTCGGTGGCGGTGACCTGGCCGGCTACCAGGCCGGTTCGACGTTCAAGATGTTCCCGATGTTGGCCGCGCTGGACTCCGGGATGACCCTCTCCACCTCCTTCAACGCGCCCTACCGCTACAAGTCGTCGGTGTACGACGGCTGGGCGCCCTCCAACGCCAGCGGGGCCATGACCGGCCAGCAGACCATGTGGTCCGGCTTCGGCAAATCGGTCAACACGTACTTCGTGTGGCTGGAGGAGCAGGTCGGCGCGGACCGGGCGGTCCGGTTGGCCGAGCAACTCGGGCTGCGGTGGCGCACCGACGTCGACCGGGAACAGGCGTCCCCAGCCAAGGCGAAGAAGTGGGGTGCGTTCACCCTGGGCGTCTCCGACGCCACCCCGCTGGAAATGGCGAACGCGTACGCCGCCATCGCCGCCGACGGCCGCTACTGCGAGGCCATCCCGGTGCAAGCGATCATGAACCGGGACGGCACGCCCGCCACGTACGCCACCCCGGGCGGACTGCACCGCGAGGTGGCCAAGCCGCGCTGCCGGCAGGTGGTCAGCGCGGACGCCGCACGGGCGGCCACCGACGCGGCCCGCTGCCCCACCGGAGACACCCCGGCGCGCGGCAGTTGCGGCGGCTGGTCCACCGCGGACAGCGTGCGCGGCACCGTCGGACGCCCGGTGGCCGGCAAGACCGGTACGACCGACAGCACCCGGTCCGCCTGGTTCGTGGGCTACACCCCGGAGTTGGCCGCGGCGAGCTTCATCTCCGACCCGGACAATCCGTTCAACGCGGTCGGTGACGGGCAGTCCCAGATTCCGATCGCAGCGGTTTCAGAGACCCTGCGCGACGGCCTGAAGGGCACGCCGACCCGCCAGTTCACCCCACCGTCAGACGCCATCGTCGGCTGA
- a CDS encoding GNAT family N-acetyltransferase — MIGQVAVRRFPALTVSTPRTEVRQLTAADAAAAGEIFADKLTRRWLPLPDDSGPIDGLAWCTDLARQRRDSGDGDHYAVLRREDDQVVGSLWTRRTDWGARLTEISYAMAASARGFGLAAEAVDAVAIALILEHGFQRVELRVAPGNLASRRVAEKAGFSYEGLLRNAGFVSGGRVDLELWSFVAADLR; from the coding sequence GTGATCGGTCAGGTGGCGGTGCGCCGGTTCCCGGCGTTGACCGTCTCCACCCCGCGTACCGAGGTGCGTCAGCTCACGGCGGCCGACGCGGCGGCGGCCGGGGAGATCTTCGCCGACAAGCTGACCCGGCGTTGGCTGCCGCTGCCCGATGACTCCGGCCCGATCGACGGGCTGGCCTGGTGCACGGATCTGGCCCGGCAGCGGCGCGACAGCGGCGACGGCGACCACTACGCGGTGCTCCGGCGGGAGGACGACCAGGTGGTGGGCTCGCTGTGGACCCGGCGCACCGACTGGGGCGCCCGCCTCACCGAGATCTCCTACGCGATGGCGGCATCCGCGCGGGGCTTCGGCCTCGCCGCCGAGGCGGTCGACGCGGTGGCCATCGCGCTGATCCTGGAGCACGGCTTCCAGCGGGTCGAGCTGCGGGTGGCGCCCGGCAACCTGGCCTCGCGCCGGGTCGCCGAGAAGGCCGGCTTCAGCTACGAGGGTCTGCTGCGTAACGCCGGGTTCGTCAGCGGCGGCCGGGTGGATCTGGAGCTCTGGTCGTTCGTCGCCGCCGACCTGCGCTGA